The Actinomyces sp. oral taxon 414 genome has a segment encoding these proteins:
- a CDS encoding Ig-like domain-containing protein, translating into MRPPALRAILRRPSRRVARRLSAAAAALSVLALALAAWAYQGVPQAEVDLNDGAVWVTSTDQHLVARLNTRSRQVDGGIRTTSASFDVTQSGSNVLVPDTAASSVAAVDPTTVTLSQSAQLTSGAVVAQGADRVIAVNAAEGTVRAAAVPAVASLPAAAPLLANMPGAVAVVGTDGSVHAASPAAGTIVTVPVDGSGWAEPVTRPGRLSAGTDVAVTAVGRDTVVLERGTGTVHLPGGTDVDLGEPGLALQQPGPESDSVLLASRTALITVGLDDGRVTSVPASEGTPAPGVAAQPVRLGGCAYAAWSGSGQYVRQCGSERTTVHDDALGSAGAPVFRVNRDAIVINDVVTGGVWLPDEQLVLVEDWTDVTSQTDEDSDTEDDSARTSDSQSQPERTDENHAPEAVDDVFGVRPGRSTVLPVLVNDSDPDGDVLTATPVGRPSNASVARAQNGLALRLDVPDDATGTISVPYTADDGRGLSDSATATVEVRPWEVNSAPEQLTTPTVIVSGTASASLSVLGSWQDPDGDTAYLVSAQGEGLDVRATNEGVVTVRDLQGVPGTRELTVVVSDGRQSASGTVTVDVRGADAEAPVANADHVRVVAGSQAVVSPLDNDSSPSGEALSLADVEQTPEGTSAVLDRRAGTFTFSAEAAGTYYLDYDVAAGAAVAKGIVRVDVVEPAEASVPPVTENDTALLREGGAVTIAPLSNDFDPTGGILVLQSATAPADSGVSVTVVDHSLLQITSAGPLSQGLDIEYTVSNGEPTSIGRVTVVPVSAGQVQVPVAGPDTAVVRVGDVVTVPVLDNDTSPSGLTLSVGQDLETVGGSLGTAWVSEDSVRFKAGETPGRTALSYTAVDSEGQTSSARIEIEVRERDDGANSAPVPRSLEASTVGGSPVTVRVPLEGADPDGDSVSLVGLGQAPPAHGTVTSDGARLVYTPTGAATGTDTFTYTVQDRFGAQATGTVRVGVAPAPTTNAAPVATDDLVTAQPGRTVAAEVLANDLDADGDALSLVGTPTCDDDALALSVRANRVMAVLPQTEGLYTVHYTVTDSRGGTDVGTLTIRVTAQAPPVSPVGVDDHVTVDQVAADGTVTVPVLDNDKDADGSPWDLTVTADDPRVRVTDQSIRATIGEEQYLVLYTVTDVDGRTGSAVVVVPARSELRPRVDSSQVPVRIPAGQTSEVELSSYVLTRAGTTPVVADASTLNAGTGLDSVRAGDSGRSLSATPTAGFTGQSSITLAVADGTGSDALSSTITLPVLVVSTTNTPPVITPTEVTVAPGEPAVTADLAAMTRDADSDPLVFTAGAAPEGFSTSVSGSTLSVGAADDAVPGTAGSLEVRVEDGTNAAVTARLPLRVVASTRPRMTAAPTTLASDGSPVSVDVATLVTNPFPGRPITLSREPQVTSGTGSVTAAGTTLTIAPESGFTGRLVVSYEALDATGSASRAVVGTVTVTVAAPPDAPTGVRAAPWGVSAMAVTWTPGADHGSPITSYTVTETGGAGTWSCTAFPCRADGLTAGGTYSFQVVAVNGAGRSAPSAPSAPALLEATPDAPVVTPDPNGRAQATWSAVAVEGATVTYEAQLLRDGQTVNSYTGPATEASFNAQPGGYTVRVRALVEGGGASPWSTAGLNVFGAPGAPGTPSIQYDGSALRISWSPAPANGAAVTYAVSVTGAISRSQTTSDTSLTVPAGGLGPGSHSVSVTVTPSNAAGSGTASSGSHEFTVTGKPLPPSTPGAEATGVNGQIKVTARSTPVGGNGWSADDLDIEYRVVSGGDVVQDWTSERTFSGLTDGAPYTVQARAVDEDEDDTASDPVSSGTVTPYGPPSEPSVSCSAQGGGVSCTWTAGATGGRPTTYQGDTSRNEHAPQVEASGTRSFSPGAGNKVTWCVRARNDAGQTSDWECSSATAGPRVAVGTEKSFPIITDIDEAPEARCTPQDVDDTGWPPSVCRRLVIDASGFNPDSTVQCGYRYSEPGGGSWYEESFTVDSDGAARHRFPHRVDVGRVPPSYSITCTQQ; encoded by the coding sequence ATGCGCCCGCCCGCCCTGCGCGCGATCCTGCGACGGCCCTCCCGCCGCGTCGCGCGCAGGCTGTCGGCGGCGGCGGCGGCGCTGTCCGTCCTGGCCCTGGCCCTGGCGGCCTGGGCCTACCAGGGCGTCCCCCAGGCGGAGGTCGACCTCAATGACGGCGCCGTGTGGGTGACCTCCACCGACCAGCACCTCGTCGCCCGCCTCAACACCCGCTCCCGGCAGGTCGACGGCGGGATCCGCACCACCTCGGCGAGCTTCGACGTCACCCAGTCCGGAAGCAATGTCCTGGTGCCCGACACCGCCGCCTCCTCCGTGGCCGCCGTCGACCCGACCACCGTCACCCTGTCCCAGTCCGCCCAGCTGACCAGCGGCGCCGTCGTCGCCCAGGGGGCGGACCGGGTCATCGCCGTCAACGCCGCCGAGGGCACGGTGCGGGCCGCCGCCGTGCCCGCCGTCGCCTCCCTGCCGGCCGCCGCCCCCCTGCTGGCCAATATGCCCGGGGCGGTCGCCGTGGTGGGCACGGACGGGTCCGTCCACGCGGCCTCCCCCGCCGCCGGCACCATTGTCACCGTCCCCGTGGACGGGTCGGGGTGGGCCGAGCCCGTCACGCGCCCGGGCCGGCTGAGCGCCGGCACCGACGTCGCCGTCACCGCCGTCGGGCGCGACACGGTGGTCCTCGAGCGCGGCACCGGGACGGTCCACCTGCCCGGCGGCACGGACGTCGACCTGGGCGAGCCCGGCCTGGCCCTCCAGCAGCCCGGGCCCGAGTCCGACTCCGTCCTGCTGGCCTCGCGCACCGCGCTCATCACGGTGGGCCTGGACGACGGGCGCGTGACCTCCGTGCCCGCCTCCGAGGGGACCCCCGCCCCCGGCGTCGCCGCCCAGCCGGTGCGCCTGGGCGGCTGCGCCTACGCCGCCTGGTCGGGCTCGGGCCAGTACGTGCGCCAGTGCGGCTCGGAGCGCACCACCGTCCACGACGACGCCCTGGGCTCGGCCGGCGCCCCGGTCTTCCGCGTCAACCGCGACGCCATTGTCATTAACGACGTCGTCACCGGCGGCGTGTGGCTGCCCGACGAGCAGCTCGTGCTGGTCGAGGACTGGACCGACGTGACCAGCCAGACCGACGAGGACTCCGACACCGAGGACGACTCCGCCCGGACCTCCGACTCCCAGTCCCAGCCCGAGCGCACCGACGAGAACCACGCCCCCGAGGCCGTCGACGACGTCTTCGGGGTGCGCCCGGGCCGCTCCACGGTGCTGCCGGTCCTGGTCAACGACTCCGACCCCGACGGCGACGTCCTGACCGCCACCCCGGTGGGCCGGCCCTCCAACGCCTCCGTCGCCCGGGCGCAGAACGGGCTCGCGCTGCGCCTGGACGTGCCCGACGACGCCACCGGGACCATCTCCGTGCCCTACACGGCCGACGATGGGCGGGGCCTGTCCGACTCGGCGACGGCGACCGTCGAGGTGCGCCCCTGGGAGGTCAACTCCGCCCCCGAGCAGCTGACGACCCCGACCGTGATCGTCTCGGGCACCGCCTCCGCCTCCCTGTCCGTCCTGGGCAGCTGGCAGGACCCCGACGGGGACACCGCCTACCTGGTCTCCGCCCAGGGCGAGGGCCTGGACGTGCGCGCCACCAATGAGGGGGTCGTCACCGTGCGCGACCTGCAGGGCGTCCCGGGGACGCGCGAGCTGACCGTCGTCGTCTCCGACGGGCGCCAGAGCGCCTCGGGGACCGTGACCGTCGACGTGCGCGGCGCCGACGCCGAGGCGCCGGTAGCCAATGCGGACCACGTGCGCGTCGTGGCCGGCTCCCAGGCGGTCGTCTCCCCCCTGGACAATGACTCCTCGCCCTCGGGCGAGGCCCTCAGCCTGGCCGACGTCGAGCAGACCCCGGAGGGGACGAGCGCGGTCCTCGACCGCCGGGCGGGCACCTTCACCTTCTCCGCCGAGGCCGCCGGCACCTACTACCTCGACTACGACGTGGCCGCCGGCGCCGCCGTGGCCAAGGGCATTGTGCGCGTCGACGTCGTCGAGCCGGCGGAGGCCTCGGTGCCGCCGGTCACCGAGAACGACACCGCCCTGCTGCGCGAGGGCGGCGCGGTGACGATCGCGCCGCTGAGCAACGACTTCGACCCCACCGGCGGCATCCTCGTCCTCCAGTCCGCCACCGCGCCGGCCGACTCGGGCGTGAGCGTGACGGTGGTGGACCACTCCCTGCTGCAGATCACCTCCGCCGGGCCCCTGTCGCAGGGCCTGGACATCGAGTACACGGTCTCCAACGGCGAGCCGACGTCGATCGGCCGGGTCACCGTCGTGCCCGTCTCCGCCGGGCAGGTGCAGGTCCCGGTGGCGGGCCCGGACACCGCCGTCGTGCGCGTGGGCGACGTCGTGACCGTGCCCGTCCTCGACAACGACACCTCCCCCTCCGGCCTGACCCTGTCCGTGGGGCAGGACCTGGAGACGGTGGGCGGGTCCCTGGGCACGGCCTGGGTCAGCGAGGACTCGGTGCGCTTCAAGGCCGGGGAGACCCCCGGCCGGACCGCCCTGTCCTACACGGCGGTCGACTCCGAGGGGCAGACCTCCTCCGCCCGCATTGAGATCGAGGTGCGCGAGCGCGACGACGGGGCCAATTCCGCCCCCGTGCCCAGGTCCCTGGAGGCCAGCACGGTGGGCGGCTCGCCGGTGACGGTCCGGGTGCCCCTGGAGGGCGCCGACCCCGACGGCGACTCGGTGAGCCTGGTGGGCCTGGGCCAGGCGCCGCCGGCCCACGGCACCGTCACCTCCGACGGCGCCCGCCTCGTCTACACGCCCACGGGCGCGGCGACGGGCACGGACACCTTCACCTACACCGTCCAGGACCGCTTCGGGGCGCAGGCGACCGGCACGGTCCGCGTGGGCGTGGCCCCGGCCCCGACCACCAACGCCGCTCCGGTGGCCACCGACGACCTCGTCACGGCCCAGCCGGGGCGGACCGTGGCCGCGGAGGTGCTGGCCAACGACCTGGACGCCGACGGGGACGCGCTGTCCCTGGTGGGCACGCCGACCTGCGACGACGACGCCCTGGCGCTGTCGGTGCGCGCCAACCGCGTCATGGCGGTCCTGCCCCAGACCGAGGGGCTGTACACGGTGCACTACACGGTCACCGACTCCCGGGGCGGCACGGACGTGGGCACCCTGACCATCCGGGTGACGGCGCAGGCCCCGCCGGTCAGCCCCGTGGGCGTGGACGACCACGTGACGGTCGACCAGGTGGCCGCGGACGGCACGGTCACGGTGCCGGTCCTGGACAACGACAAGGACGCCGACGGCTCCCCCTGGGACCTGACCGTCACCGCCGACGACCCGCGCGTCCGGGTGACGGACCAGTCCATCCGCGCCACCATCGGCGAGGAGCAGTACCTGGTGCTGTACACGGTCACCGACGTCGACGGGCGCACCGGCAGCGCCGTCGTCGTCGTGCCGGCCCGCAGCGAGCTGCGCCCGCGGGTCGACTCCTCCCAGGTGCCCGTGCGCATCCCCGCGGGGCAGACCAGCGAGGTCGAGCTGTCCAGCTACGTCCTCACGCGCGCCGGCACGACCCCGGTGGTCGCCGACGCCTCGACGCTCAACGCCGGCACCGGGCTCGACTCCGTCCGGGCGGGCGACTCGGGCCGGAGCCTGTCGGCGACCCCGACCGCGGGGTTCACGGGCCAGAGCTCGATTACGCTCGCCGTGGCCGACGGCACCGGCTCCGACGCGCTCAGCTCGACCATCACCCTGCCGGTCCTGGTGGTCTCGACGACGAATACCCCTCCCGTGATCACCCCCACGGAGGTGACGGTCGCCCCCGGCGAGCCGGCCGTGACCGCGGACCTAGCCGCCATGACCCGCGACGCCGACTCCGACCCCCTCGTCTTCACCGCCGGGGCCGCCCCGGAGGGCTTCAGCACCTCGGTGTCGGGCTCGACCCTGTCCGTGGGCGCCGCCGACGACGCCGTGCCCGGCACCGCGGGCTCGCTGGAGGTGCGCGTGGAGGACGGCACCAACGCGGCGGTCACGGCGAGGCTGCCCCTGCGGGTGGTCGCCTCCACCCGCCCCCGTATGACGGCCGCCCCAACGACCCTCGCCTCCGACGGCTCCCCCGTGAGCGTGGACGTGGCGACGCTGGTGACCAACCCCTTCCCGGGCCGGCCCATCACCCTGAGCCGGGAGCCGCAGGTGACCTCGGGGACGGGGAGCGTCACCGCCGCCGGCACGACCCTGACCATCGCCCCCGAGTCCGGTTTCACCGGGCGCCTGGTGGTCTCCTACGAGGCCCTGGACGCCACCGGCAGCGCCTCGCGCGCCGTCGTCGGCACGGTGACGGTGACCGTGGCCGCCCCGCCCGACGCCCCCACCGGGGTGCGCGCCGCGCCCTGGGGGGTCTCGGCCATGGCGGTGACGTGGACCCCGGGGGCCGACCACGGCTCCCCCATCACCTCCTACACCGTGACCGAGACCGGCGGCGCCGGGACCTGGAGCTGCACGGCCTTCCCCTGCCGGGCCGACGGGCTGACGGCGGGCGGGACCTACTCCTTCCAGGTCGTGGCCGTCAATGGCGCGGGCCGCTCGGCGCCCTCGGCCCCCTCGGCGCCCGCACTGCTGGAGGCGACCCCGGACGCCCCCGTCGTGACCCCGGACCCGAACGGGCGGGCCCAGGCGACGTGGAGCGCGGTGGCGGTGGAGGGGGCGACCGTCACCTACGAGGCCCAGCTGCTCAGGGACGGGCAGACAGTGAACTCCTACACGGGGCCGGCGACCGAGGCGTCCTTCAATGCGCAGCCCGGCGGCTACACGGTGCGCGTGCGCGCCCTCGTCGAGGGCGGCGGGGCCTCGCCGTGGAGCACGGCGGGCCTGAACGTGTTCGGCGCCCCCGGCGCCCCCGGCACGCCGTCGATCCAGTACGACGGCTCCGCCCTGCGCATCAGCTGGAGCCCCGCCCCCGCCAACGGCGCCGCGGTCACCTACGCCGTGTCCGTGACCGGCGCGATCAGCCGCAGCCAGACCACCTCCGACACCTCCCTGACCGTGCCGGCGGGGGGTCTGGGCCCGGGCAGTCACTCCGTGTCGGTGACGGTCACCCCCTCCAACGCGGCGGGCAGTGGGACGGCCTCGTCCGGCTCCCACGAATTCACCGTCACCGGCAAGCCCCTGCCGCCCTCCACGCCCGGGGCCGAGGCCACCGGCGTCAACGGCCAGATCAAGGTGACGGCCCGCTCGACGCCGGTGGGCGGCAACGGCTGGTCCGCGGACGACCTCGACATCGAGTACCGGGTCGTCTCCGGCGGGGACGTGGTGCAGGACTGGACCTCGGAGAGGACCTTCTCCGGCCTGACCGACGGCGCGCCCTACACGGTGCAGGCCCGCGCCGTGGACGAGGACGAGGACGACACCGCCTCCGACCCGGTCTCCTCCGGGACCGTGACGCCCTACGGCCCGCCCTCGGAGCCCAGCGTCAGCTGCTCCGCGCAGGGCGGGGGCGTCAGCTGCACCTGGACGGCCGGGGCCACCGGCGGACGGCCCACCACCTACCAGGGCGACACCTCGCGCAATGAGCACGCCCCGCAGGTCGAGGCCTCGGGCACGAGGTCCTTCTCCCCGGGCGCCGGGAACAAGGTCACCTGGTGCGTGCGGGCGCGCAACGACGCCGGGCAGACCTCGGACTGGGAGTGCTCCAGCGCGACCGCCGGGCCCCGCGTCGCCGTCGGCACCGAGAAGAGCTTCCCGATCATCACCGACATCGACGAGGCCCCCGAGGCCCGCTGCACCCCGCAGGACGTCGACGACACCGGCTGGCCGCCCTCCGTCTGCCGCCGCCTGGTCATCGACGCCTCCGGCTTCAACCCGGACTCCACCGTGCAGTGCGGCTACCGGTACTCCGAGCCGGGGGGCGGCTCCTGGTACGAGGAGTCCTTCACGGTGGACTCCGACGGCGCCGCCCGCCACCGCTTCCCGCACCGGGTCGACGTCGGCCGCGTACCGCCGTCGTACTCGATCACCTGCACGCAGCAATAG
- a CDS encoding adenylyltransferase/cytidyltransferase family protein has product MLTGYVPGGFDMLHIGHLNILTAAAARCERLVVGVATDESLERMKGRRPIVPHAERMALVGALRMVDAIVPDVDQDKRLAWRRFPFDVLFKGTDWRGTDKGRLLEEQMAEVGARVVYLPYTPTTSSTMLRRVLAQEIAARTPVPGA; this is encoded by the coding sequence ATGCTCACCGGCTACGTCCCGGGCGGCTTCGACATGCTCCACATCGGGCACCTCAATATCCTCACCGCGGCGGCGGCCCGGTGCGAGAGGCTCGTCGTGGGAGTGGCCACCGACGAGTCCCTGGAGCGGATGAAGGGACGCCGGCCCATCGTCCCCCACGCCGAGCGCATGGCGCTGGTGGGGGCGCTGCGCATGGTCGACGCCATTGTTCCCGACGTCGACCAGGACAAGCGCCTGGCCTGGCGCCGCTTCCCCTTCGACGTCCTGTTCAAGGGCACGGACTGGCGGGGCACCGACAAGGGCCGCCTGCTGGAGGAGCAGATGGCCGAGGTCGGCGCCCGGGTCGTCTACCTGCCCTACACGCCCACCACCTCCTCGACAATGCTGCGCCGCGTCCTGGCCCAGGAGATCGCGGCCCGCACGCCGGTCCCCGGGGCCTGA
- a CDS encoding exopolysaccharide biosynthesis polyprenyl glycosylphosphotransferase, which yields MRRDQVLWITFGDIAAVVAGSLVAGVWSPTCAALTAGVGACAVALAWLLGAGRVDVIDQARSGWRPVLGAGAIAALAALVLKDGVLPDAGAQVVLIPLTLVTGLSLTNRCAAASWLRRRRLDGHGLRRTLIIMGSGAELLLRQLRRHPGDGFLIVGYLSSASCRSGAAPIGDAPALRRTILAEHIDTVMTVGAVEPDAIVTVMRAMESTGARFVMAPGLQDVVPGRMRGLPVTNGWSGLIDVQLRHMRVRSKDVFDRIAGSLLLALVSPLLLLAVLAVRLDSSGPAFYTQVRVGERGRHFTMIKLRSMYIDADARRQAVVAAGGDAGNEVLFKDRNDPRITRVGRLLRRTSLDELPQLVNVVRGEMSLVGPRPALPQEVAEYDDEAMRRLLVKPGLTGLWQVSGRSDLSWDSTVALDRHYVENRGAALDAEVLARTLHAVLGGKGAY from the coding sequence ATGCGCCGCGACCAGGTGCTGTGGATCACCTTCGGAGACATTGCGGCGGTCGTCGCCGGCTCCCTGGTCGCCGGCGTGTGGAGTCCGACCTGCGCCGCGCTGACCGCGGGAGTCGGGGCCTGCGCCGTCGCCCTGGCCTGGCTGCTGGGCGCCGGCCGCGTCGACGTCATCGACCAGGCCCGCTCCGGCTGGCGCCCCGTGCTGGGCGCCGGCGCCATCGCCGCCCTGGCGGCCCTCGTCCTCAAGGACGGCGTCCTGCCCGACGCCGGCGCGCAGGTCGTGCTCATCCCGCTGACCCTGGTCACCGGCCTGTCCCTGACCAACCGCTGCGCGGCCGCCTCCTGGCTGCGCCGTCGCCGCCTGGACGGCCACGGCCTGCGCCGCACCCTCATCATTATGGGCTCGGGCGCCGAGCTGCTCCTGCGCCAGCTGCGCCGCCACCCGGGCGACGGCTTCCTCATTGTGGGCTACCTCTCCTCCGCCTCGTGCCGCAGCGGCGCCGCCCCCATCGGCGACGCCCCCGCCCTGCGCCGCACCATTCTGGCCGAGCACATCGACACAGTCATGACCGTGGGCGCCGTCGAGCCCGACGCCATCGTCACCGTCATGCGGGCCATGGAGTCCACGGGCGCGCGCTTCGTCATGGCCCCCGGCCTGCAGGACGTCGTCCCCGGCCGTATGCGCGGCCTGCCGGTCACCAACGGGTGGAGCGGCCTGATCGACGTGCAGCTGCGCCACATGCGGGTGCGCTCCAAGGACGTCTTCGACCGCATCGCCGGCTCCCTGCTGCTGGCCCTGGTCTCCCCCCTGCTGCTCCTGGCCGTCCTGGCCGTGCGCCTGGACTCCTCCGGCCCGGCCTTCTACACCCAGGTGCGCGTGGGCGAGCGGGGGCGCCACTTCACCATGATCAAGCTGCGCTCGATGTACATCGACGCCGACGCCCGCCGCCAGGCCGTCGTGGCCGCCGGGGGCGACGCCGGCAACGAGGTCCTGTTCAAGGACCGCAACGACCCGCGCATCACCCGGGTCGGGCGCCTGCTGCGCCGCACCTCCCTGGACGAGCTGCCCCAGCTGGTCAATGTGGTGCGCGGCGAGATGAGCCTGGTCGGCCCGCGCCCGGCCCTGCCGCAGGAGGTCGCCGAGTACGACGACGAGGCCATGCGCCGGCTGCTGGTCAAGCCCGGCCTGACGGGCCTGTGGCAGGTCTCAGGCCGCTCGGACCTGTCCTGGGACTCCACCGTGGCCCTGGACCGCCACTACGTGGAGAACCGGGGCGCCGCCCTGGACGCCGAGGTCCTGGCCCGGACGCTGCACGCCGTCCTGGGCGGGAAGGGCGCCTACTGA
- a CDS encoding oligosaccharide flippase family protein: MPRTPAAPSSRSGAWASVQRTALSKVLVMGVAGVFGLINTRIIIGHFGTGAYAQNGLLATFPSLMPFTDLGIGAVILNTVAGSEDLPRDAVVRRTLTTAVRVLLISSLVIATTGVVLGLLGAWPTLLGEDLMDGGGTTATLCLLVYAAALPLSVGQRVIVGMGRSATQVISTGVVSPALTCMLLIAIVTRLDAGNAVPVMSYLANTLVSLICIVVAWRATRPLLADAMRDVPRLRAVRGVRIIDTAGPQLVQSLVIPIAFQTDRLLLSHLGEDGSLAQYNLAAQLFNLLTQTVAVTGVAMWPHFAKARARGRIESPFAASAAFAALGGALGLLLALLAPWAAGVLSDGAIVLPVALLAANVVNVVIEAAKQPLGMYMTDPAGLRFQMLPVLVLVPMNLALSWALIEPLGSAGPIVGSVLSVIVCQIIPYGLWVRRDLRRRRARAGAPGGAGPSPAPSS; encoded by the coding sequence ATGCCTCGGACCCCCGCAGCGCCGTCAAGCCGTTCGGGCGCCTGGGCATCAGTGCAGCGCACGGCCCTGTCCAAGGTCCTCGTCATGGGGGTGGCGGGCGTCTTCGGGCTCATCAATACCCGAATAATCATCGGCCATTTCGGCACAGGAGCCTATGCCCAGAACGGGCTTCTGGCGACCTTCCCCTCCCTCATGCCCTTCACAGACCTGGGGATTGGGGCTGTGATTCTCAACACAGTTGCCGGCTCTGAGGACCTACCGCGGGACGCGGTCGTGAGGCGCACCCTAACAACCGCCGTGCGTGTGCTGCTCATCTCGTCCCTGGTCATCGCCACCACCGGCGTCGTCCTGGGTCTGCTGGGGGCGTGGCCGACCCTTCTGGGGGAGGACCTCATGGACGGCGGCGGGACCACGGCCACGCTCTGCCTGCTCGTGTACGCCGCCGCCCTGCCCCTGAGCGTGGGCCAGCGCGTCATCGTCGGCATGGGCCGCTCGGCCACCCAGGTCATCAGCACCGGCGTCGTCTCCCCGGCCCTGACCTGCATGCTGCTCATCGCAATCGTCACCCGCCTCGACGCCGGCAACGCCGTGCCGGTCATGTCCTACCTGGCCAACACCCTCGTCTCGCTCATCTGCATCGTCGTCGCCTGGCGCGCCACCCGGCCCCTGCTGGCCGACGCCATGCGGGACGTGCCCCGGCTGCGGGCCGTGCGCGGGGTGAGGATTATCGACACCGCCGGACCCCAGCTGGTCCAGTCCCTGGTCATCCCCATCGCCTTCCAGACCGACCGCCTCCTGCTGTCCCACCTGGGAGAGGACGGCTCCCTGGCGCAGTACAACCTGGCGGCGCAGCTGTTCAACCTGCTCACCCAGACCGTGGCCGTGACCGGGGTGGCCATGTGGCCCCACTTCGCCAAGGCCCGGGCCCGGGGGCGCATTGAATCGCCCTTCGCCGCCTCGGCGGCCTTCGCCGCCCTGGGCGGGGCCCTGGGACTGCTCCTGGCCCTCCTGGCGCCCTGGGCCGCGGGGGTCCTGTCCGACGGCGCCATCGTCCTGCCGGTGGCGCTGCTGGCGGCCAATGTCGTCAATGTCGTGATCGAGGCCGCCAAGCAGCCGCTGGGCATGTACATGACCGACCCCGCGGGCCTGCGCTTCCAGATGCTGCCCGTGCTCGTCCTCGTCCCCATGAACCTGGCCCTGTCCTGGGCGCTCATCGAGCCCCTGGGCTCGGCCGGGCCCATTGTGGGATCGGTGCTCTCCGTGATCGTGTGCCAGATCATCCCCTACGGGCTGTGGGTGCGCCGCGACCTGCGCCGCCGCCGCGCCCGGGCCGGCGCGCCGGGCGGGGCCGGACCGAGCCCGGCCCCGTCGTCGTGA
- a CDS encoding YveK family protein → MEPHEILVLVRRFTHLLLAHLVLGAVAGYAIAAFSPPVFTSTASAFVAAGRDGTQSVTSSSTLISAVMPTLVELGTSQPVLDDVAAMTGIDPNEINHSIAVTNPENTLIIKVSADASSAEKAQLIAQAEIKALGKVVGNLSVKVQEETALNLNDVDTASLPSAPSGPSKARYLLYGGVIGLGVGAGVCSYLYVLGRLKANRESADPPPTTWRPTGSSYPDYPG, encoded by the coding sequence TTGGAACCACACGAGATCCTCGTCCTCGTGCGCCGCTTCACGCACCTTCTGCTCGCGCACCTGGTGCTGGGGGCGGTCGCCGGGTACGCCATCGCCGCCTTCTCCCCGCCCGTGTTCACCTCCACGGCCAGCGCGTTCGTCGCGGCCGGCCGCGACGGTACCCAGTCCGTGACCTCCTCCTCGACCCTCATCTCCGCCGTCATGCCCACCCTCGTCGAGCTGGGCACCTCTCAGCCCGTCCTCGACGACGTGGCCGCCATGACCGGCATCGATCCCAATGAGATCAATCACTCCATTGCGGTGACCAACCCGGAGAACACCCTCATTATCAAGGTGAGCGCGGACGCCTCCAGCGCCGAGAAGGCGCAACTGATCGCCCAGGCGGAGATCAAGGCGCTGGGCAAGGTCGTCGGCAATCTGTCGGTCAAGGTCCAGGAGGAGACCGCCCTCAACCTCAACGACGTCGACACCGCCTCCCTGCCCAGCGCCCCCTCCGGCCCGTCCAAGGCGCGCTACCTGCTCTACGGCGGGGTCATCGGCCTGGGCGTGGGCGCGGGCGTGTGCTCCTACCTCTACGTCCTGGGCCGCCTCAAGGCGAACCGGGAGTCCGCCGATCCGCCCCCCACGACGTGGCGGCCGACCGGCTCCTCCTACCCCGATTACCCCGGCTAA